The DNA sequence tgccctTTTCTGCTACTTTtattaagaaacaaaaataaataatcaaactgCCCCGCCCCTCCATGGATTCAAAAAACATGTTCCACAATATTTTTGTGAAGCGGCACCTGTATATCAGGCGCATATGCTTAAGCAGAACGGAGAGGAGGGTTTTGATATTTTCCCCTCTTTCTTCGAAAAACATGAATTTCTCTGTGACTTTTACAATTATATTGtgaaatttttctataatttacCTTATGCTGGTATCTCTTTTAATTTCtgcccacccccccccccccaatatgtCTGCTTCCGCTTAAACAAACTACAGCGGACgtgttagtatttttattttatagtctCAATCCTGGAACTGCCTATGCGCACTTAAGGCTTGGCAGCTTGATAGGACAAAAGAGTACTTACCCCCAGTCTATAAAGGGTATAAGGGGtgaaaagatattttcatccattctgaaaaaaaggtTTCTATCTTAAAGGTTTTAGTCGCTTAACTCGACAAATTATAACAGAAAAATACTTCGTGGCAATTCGATGAACTTACTTTGTTTTATAATGGGTTAGAGTATGGAATTGCATGTTGGTTGATTGTgcgaaaatttttaaataattaaaatttcacatatcaggtatttattattttagctAGTCACAAGTCAAATTGGTTAGCTCCGCTTTTAAaatgcttattttattttaaattttagttcaaAGTACTTTGCGTGTGAACAATGAAATCCCTATTGGTAAGGTTTAATaccaaaaataggccaaaaacgtaaataaataTCTCAACTTGTTATTGACAACCggcattttttttctgactttacAGAATAAGTTACACTACTTCGCACAAGTCACCAAAGTACGACTTTTCTCAACCTTAAATTGAAGGCCCCCTATACCACGTTGACGTCAAATTGTAACATATCATTTTGGACACGGATCACATTTATGAgagttttttggaaaatttgcaGTGGTAATTTCTAAtatgatttctctttttatttaatatctcacAAATAACAGAAGGATTTCCTTTTATCCTCCTCTACCCTTcttccccagaaaaaaaaaatattgtccaagaagaaaaaaggcaCCAATTTCCGAGACAGGAGGGTAGCCCCTGTCTAGATTCCATCAGTAGATTTTGAAGaatacctttttggtatttttatcgtaaagaataaaaaatatccagcCCCCAGATTTTTAAAGAGCCTTTTACCCCTCGCCCCTAAGTTCTGTGAATTGccgcctctgaaaaaaaaaaaaaacgaacaaaaaaaacatagcaCTTCTCTGTCAATTTGTTTTCGCACTTGTGAACCAACCCCGCGGGAAATACTTTGATGGCTTTCCCAttcatttaagtttttgttgggggggggctcatgCATACTACTGCGCAAAACTTATATTGCTATTCCGCTGGAAAGGGTGCATAGAGGACTTTCGAAAGGGGgtagggcaaaaaaaaaaacataatacctcaaacatttgtttatatgcaattttgttacttttttgtgAGCCAGGCAAAATTCTGGATAAGGGTTCAAGCCTGGTACTCCTCTCCTCCTGGACATGGCCTTGTCTACTGAGTTGTTGGAACTTATTATGCACATATTGCAATCAATTGTCCTGGCCAAAGTATGGTTAATTACGCTGTTTTGTGAATATTAAACCAAATACTTCAGATACATGGATTCGtccttaaaaatataatttttcaactcATGGGCGTAAAccaattttttcttctcaatAATTCGTGTGTTCCGCATTAAAGAATATCTGTACGACATTGAAAGTTTAACACATTGACGAGCTATTTCCACTGATCCATATATAAGCTCAAATCTGTTCATAGTTTATTGTCAGTTCATATCTAGCCAGGTTAGAGAGAGATATATACATACGGTAAAGGAACTGGACAGAAACACTCAAAAATGATATCAAAGGTAAGAATATTTCCTTCGTTTTATCTGTAATATTCTtctataattgaaaaaaaaacccgaaaatattttttttgtgtctttattttttgatttttttttaaatgaaaaagaacaaaaagaaaaacaacgtACAAATTACTCTTTAATAGTCCTTTTTTGACAGTCTTTGCACCACACTACTGCCCAAAATGGTGTATGATATCAGGCTATTACGAAGGAAACactaaaatactgaaaaaaagctttaaaaaaaaaatcctaaaatccATACTTATATCATTCTTAAGAGTACTGCACTTTACTTTAGCTCCacccccctctaatgtgcagatatacagcccaaattatatatcgccaatatttttctgtttctagATTTTTCAAACGTTGATTTAAATTACGGGTGTTAAGATTAAAGAAGATTAACGCACATAGagtacataattttggctatatatttgcacattaagggaaGGGGGATATAGTAAAGTAAATTGCTTTTATGGTTGAAATAAgtaagtattttattattttttaaagttgttgtcagaattttatagtgttcacttctcaatagccccaatTGTGCATTATTACCTAGTGTACCCCTTCCATTATTTctattaaagaattaaaaacattgaaatggaaatctgattgtttgaattagttaagtggaaacttacacagctatatatatatatatatatatatatatatatatatatatatatatatatatatatatatatatatatatatatatatatatatatatatatatatatatatatatatatatatatatatatatatatatatatatatatatatatatatatatatatatatatatataatattatatatatatatatattagaaatttagaaaaaaacaagagttcaatttttaataaaaaggaggTCTCAATGTGCATTTATGCAGTGGTAGTCGTGagtgctaaataaaaaaaacgtgggttttctttttaaattaaaaaaagaaaaatcaacagaaaatatttatatcaaaaaatatttccgtATGGAGTAAAGATCATGGCACTAGACTTCAGAATCACTGCCGGCGGTGATGATCTCTGTTTCACGGGCCCTTCACCCAGGAGGTTGGTTGGATGTTGGGGCCAGCTATATGCcgataaatttagaaaaaaacaagagttcaatttttaatgaaaagaaagtCTCAATGTGCATTTATACAGTGGTAGTCGTGGgtgctaaattaaaaataagaaacgtGGGTGAAATATCAGCAGACAGTAAGCTAAAAACACAAAGCACCAAATTGTTTAAGAAAATATATCTTTCTTATGAAGGTTTGGTTATTTTGGGGACTCAAGAGATTgtttacatttaaatttttgggaggaaaagtgttttcaaatttAGCTAACTAGTTTTACCGGTAGAAAATCGCACTGCCTTCCCAGTATGAAAAGACTTTGGATGGGTTTGGGCTTGGGGGTTGCTTTCCATGCTTTAGTGAGCCTTTTTTCGTTCAAAGCCCGTCCGATcttgaagatttatttttactttagctTGTAAcaactaattttaaattatacctCCGTAATCCGACTCGTTTAAGTGTGCTTCTAATTTTTGGGATTTGGGAAGCtatatcagaaaaatatttatgccCAAAATGGTGAGAAAGCCGTCAATATTAcgtctattaaaccaaatctttttaaattagtgtgtccttttaatttaattagacAAAATTTATGCTGCTATGGTAAGATATAGATAGGGTTACAAGCACCCAGCCCCCGCCTCCCTATAAGTACTACCACAatataagtaaacaaaaaaaatcttataagaGATACCTCAGTTTGGCGCCCCCTCAGAAGCTGTGCCAGAGACAGACGTCCTTCTTGCCCCCTAGCTACGCCACTGCTCCTGTGTAAAGGATATACTCACCCCAGCTACAGACATTAGTATCCATTTTTCTCAGGGTATATGGTTAGCCTTAGGTGGTATTTAATAGGCGCgctaatttgatttaatttaatagtCAATACTTGAACGTCTTGTTAGTATTTTTGGATATTTCTATCGTTTTGGTATAATAAAGAAGAACCAAGACTTAAATAATAAACATTCACCAGGGAAGCACgcatcaattaatttttgaaggggggagggaatATAGCTTAATAacagataaaataaaacattctgTAAAAACTTCCACATTAATCTTGAACTTTACATTTCTAAATTAGAATTAATGTATTGGGCTTCTCTTAGGATTGTtactagaataaaaataaaaatatcagaaatatcTAGGTTTTGGGGGACCTAAGCCTGAAGTTCCCTTACGTGCATACGTACGTGCACGTCTTTAGTTACATATACAAATTTTACCATCAcgatattttaccaaaattcccAAAGATTTTACGGAATTTTCCTCGGTGTTACCATAACTTATATAGCAGTTTTCAGAATATTCTTTAAACGAAATTCCCATAGACTCTCTGGACACTGACGCGGTAGACATGTTGAGCAATAGTCCAGTAAATTCTTTTAAGCTCTTAAGGTTTCTTAAGGTTCTTAAATTCAGATGGGTTTGTCCAAATTGACTGGAGTGATATCGTGACACAGAAACAACTTTCCATTTCTTTCTTTTGGGGGGACTTTACAATATGATTTCTTACCATTCTATTACCAACTTCCActtctttcttttcattaattCTTTGTCGACCGGCATTTATCATCCCACGCAAAATATCCCCCCGGGAAATAGCTTCCCACCGAGAAAAATACCCCCGAAAAATTCTCctgcagaaaatacccccctggaaaatacccctcaaAGAAAATCcaccccagaaaatatcccaccccccttccccaaagaaaagtaaagagctccattaagccaaaaattagtagaaatgaattcaaataattttcaaaacgtAAATCTActacaaatcaccatcaataaataaatcaaacccaaaacgaacagaaattacaataaataaccgagtcaaactcaataagagcaaaaattaacataagtagggctgacaacctcCACGTCTTCTCAAGACTAGatcataatttgcactttactgaaaacaaaacacatttgaaatgttttagctttttgatttaatagataaagaagtattaagactttaaggaataaatattagaaTAGATATGTTAAACTGACAATCGacagtaattattatttttttgtttttagtaaagtccCAATTCTGGTTTGGAGTCCATCTATAAAGTCCAAGTTGCGGTCTGGAGAAGACATCTCTATACCTGTGAACCATCACAGGTCTATAACCTGTACCTGTATCTATACCTTTACCATCTATGCTGTATTTATACCTGCATCTATACTAGATCTATAGCTGTGAACCAtcacaggtctatacctataccTGTGTCTATACCTATACCATCTATGCTATATCTATACCTGTATCTATACTAGACCTATACCTGCGAACCATCACATGCTGTATCTATACTAGATCTATACCTGCGAACCAttacaggtctatacctataccTGTATCTATACCTATACCATTTACGCTGTATCTATACTAGATCTATACCTGCGAATCATCACAGACCTAAGCCAACGAAATTCAAGCATGTCGTTACCATGACATTACAGccaaatacctctttttttcactttgtctCAGCCCTCTAAGCCCCATTTCATCCTTGACTGTTTCCATTTTATCAGTATCGGAGCCATTTGATCAGTATTGAGAGAAATTGGTAGTGAACATACCCCCCACTTTAAATACTGGTTTCATATTTCCCGGTTAGAGTcgctttttttgttcttttcattgGTTAACGATCACTAtactatttctactatttcgactttaaaactttgtttatCTTAATAAATGAGAGTCAATTGAGTATATTGGAATCAGAATCCTATGACACGGTTACATGGATATATAATGCACGCAAATAAATGGTTCTAAGATAACTTCCAAATATAAggacttaaaaaataatttgaagttGTCATAATTTGATGTAGTTTCTTTTCACCACTGCTATTgcttaaataatatttaaattactaTGCTCACATTCATGTTCTCATAAGTATATCACCCTCTGAAATTTTTCCGACAACTAACAGCAGCCACTATGTTCTGGAGAATACATAATTAGCAGCCACTATGTTCTGGAGAATACATAATTAGCAGCCACTATGTTCTGGAGAATACATAATTAGCAGCCACTATGTTCTGGAGAATACATAATTAGCAGCCACTATGTTCTGGAGAATACATAATTAGCAGCCACTATGTTCTGGAGAATACATAATTAGCAGCCACTATGTTCTGGAGAATACATAATTAGCAGCCACTATGTTCTGGAGAATACATAATTAGCAGCCACTATGTTCTGGAGAATACATAATTAGCAGCCACTATGTTCTGGAGAATACATAATTAGCAGCCACTATGTTCTGGAGAATACATAATTAGCAGCCACTATGTTCTGGAGAATACATAATTAGCAGCCACTATGTTCTGGAGAATACATAATTAGCAGACACTATGTTCTGGAGAATACATAATTAGCAGCCACTATGTTCTGGAGAATACATGATTTGGGGATTGAGAGGGGAAGTAGAACATAAATTTTgataatgttttttcttatcaataGATCCGTGgctaagactttttttttgttttccagatacttaaaattgtaagtaaaactatacaaaataaaactgttcCCAACCAAAGGGGGTGCTgtatttatgtaaatatagatactactactactaactcactgcagcaccaagccgcctgaggccaacacagctactcacgctcctcctccaacctaatctatttaaagcctccctctttacaccctcccaggaagttcccatttcctttaaatctttatttatgacatcctcccaacccagacaaggacgacctgctttccgtgtagcccagacggttggccaaaaaggacaatcttcggtaaatataggtaaaaaccaaatagtATTAAGCCAAACTCAAGGCAAACGTTGTTAAGGATAGTTCCCCCTCCATCTCTTTGGGTTAATTAAAGCAGCCTTCCAGTGAAATCTACAATAAAATACTTTGTAACAGTGTCCTAGTGTGGTGGATTAACCTGCATGCTGGACGGTTTACGAGTAAGAGCTTCGACTAGTTGCTGAAGTTTCTTTGATTAAAATTCAAAGCTATGGTAACCTTTTTAGCGTCTTGTTTCTATTAGTTGAATTGGTAAAAGACTCTTGGCACAAGCAATTGGTCACAGGTATATGCTCAGTTATGCTTAACAAATGTGCCGCGTCGGATTCCGGTGATACAtgtgtaaataattttttctttaccgtgaaaatatagttttttttttaaatgttcaatttgtttatttgactTCTTTGAATTTAGCTCTGCAATTTCAATGGTACTAATAAGCATGTTCTAATATCTTATGTAGCAATATTGTTAGTAGTCTTCTTCTCAGTTTACCTAAGCAGGATTATCAACCATGGTTCATCTTTTTCAGGTTTTCATCATTTCAGTCCTTTGCGCTGTTGCATTTAGCCAAGACTACCCAGCAAAACCTGCCTACCCCGCCCAAGGAGGTGGTTACAAACAACCTGCCTATGAACCAGGCATGCCCTATAACTTTAACTATGCAGTACAAGATGATTACAGCTATAATAACTTTGCTCAGCAAGAGAGCAGTGATGGTAAGATCACTTCTGGGCAGTACAAAGTTTTGCTCCCCGATGGTCGCACACAGATTGTGACTTACAAGGCTGATGATTATACTGGCTTTGTTTCAGATGTCCAATACGAAGGGGTTGCCAAATACCCTGAATACAAGCCAAGTGGCTACCAGGCTGGTGCTGCCCCATATCCTGCTAAGCAAAACTACCAACCAAAATACTAATCCTGTGATACCTAGCACTttgatattattatatttttgataattaaatttctaagatttattgATACTTGAAtggaaactttttaaaatagtacaTTAAGGTTCTCATAAgaacttaatagtaaaaattgcGAAAACAATCtatcgaaaattttgaaaaagaagcaatTTGTAATGGGGAGGGAGATCCTCGTAGAATAGTGTCCCCTCAATTTCATCATATGTACATATTAAGTCTTTTTCACAATTTAATGGGAGATGAAATCAATAGGGAAAAACCTGAAGCATCTCCAACCTGATTCATCATAATACGGGATCGATATTTCCTTAGCAATCAATACTTAGCAATTAATGcaatgctactactattaacaactcactgcaacaccaagccaTCTCAAGCCAACAAAGCTAcacacgcttctcctccatcccaatttattcaaagcctccatCTTTACATCCTCCTAAGAAGTGTCAATTTCCGTTAAATCTTTCCTACGACTTCCTTCAGGACGTAATATAATGCAATAGAATTGTTGTATTGTTGGAAACACTTTTACTATTCAGATCATTCTCAAAGAAAACTGGACTTTTATTAGAGTTGGTGCAATTTAATATGGGAAGATAGGaattaaaaacaacttaaaGCCTACTCAGCTTACAGTGTGGTGTCTGgtgatttcattaaaaaacagaCAATTTATATTTCCAATGCAATGgaattaaagctgaaattttcggCAGGGGATGATTAATCagcactttttattttcaaaaatcgttTAAAGACAAACTTCAGTCTGCATAAAGGAGGCCTAGGTTAGCTTGGGAGGGTTGTGTTGGCTAGTTGACTTTAAGCTGGAAAACTTTAAGATAGAATCgtaattcaactttttttttttacatcaccTTGCATTTTAAAGCATATAAGAGAATTATGCAGCATTTTTGTGTCAAGCAAAGTCAAGAACGCTAGATGGCGTTTCTgattctttttactttcaacaGTAACGCCAGTGACCACTTTAATAAGTCTCCAATACTCTTTGCATCTTTctgtaaattaaatatttcgcTAGTTGATGGAACGtataagcttttcaaagaagGAGCGGTAGGACGGAGCTAAGAATTTTTCTACAGTAAGAGGCAAGACTTGAGAGAAAACTTATTTAACTCATCTTCAGAAAATGCTCCCCTTTACTCCATATATCTTATGAATGTTAAATCTCGCACCCTCTGTGCTCACTAATGAAATACGTAAGGAAGGGACACGTTAAGACTCGCTGGCTCCCCGAAGATACTGAGGGTCATCAGCTCTTTTCTTGAaacaaagtagtttttttttatcaatttaatttctcatttgaATCAACTATTGCAGCTAACGTCTTTTAAATTGTTAATCATTTTTGATTGTtctatttctactactactaacaaactTTCTTCAGCACTAAGCTTATGAGGCTAAGACTGCTACGCaggcttctcctccatcccagtctgtccaaagcctccctctttatactcTCCAAAGAAGTTTAATTTCCACTAAATTTTCCCTTCTGACCTCTCCCACaccattcggggacgacctacttttGTTTGCCCCAGGTGGTTGGCTGACAAGAACagtttttgacaatctgtcatccttcatctgcagagaaAGACAAGATAAGTGCTTGAATTTGATTCTCCTGGCTTGTACTCCTATATAAATTTAAGGCTACAAAAGAGAAATGTAGTCAACATGTAATACCcaaaatatagtaatggttattgggaagtgcatagacgtttccagggggattttttggttgggaggagggattgagaagaggggttATCTGGGGGAAACATTCCATGGAGgtatttgtcatgggggaagaaaatttccatgaaggggtgcaggattttctagcattatttaaaaaaaacaataaaaaaataaatatgaaaaagttttttcaactgaaagtaaggagcagcattaaaacttaaaaagaacagaaactattacgcatataaggggttcacctcctcctaatacctcgctctttacgataaaatatttttagtaatttcaaatatttattctacggcctttgtgattcaggggttattcttaaggaattaggaaaaaatttaagctttagtataaagagcaaggtactgacgagtgggtgaaccccctcatatacgtaataagaaatacgaaaataaaagttcgttacgtaagctaatccGTAAGTTTCGTATATcctttactaatgaaaacgttcgtaaaaaactaatggttcacctcctcctaatacctcactctttacgctaaagtatttttagtaatttcaaatatttattctacagcctttgtgattcaggggtcattcttaaggaattaggacaaaatttaagctttagtgtaaagagcaaggtattgacgagtgggcgaacccctcatatacgtaataagaaatacgaatataaaagttcgttgcgtaagctaatCCGTAAGtttcgtatatcttttactaatgaaaacgttcgtaaaaaactaaaagttctagttgcctttttaagtaaccaaaaaattggagggcaactgggcctccgcccccgctccttttttgaaaaatccttcgatcaaaactataagaaagccatttagtcaaaaaaatatacaaatttttttttaattactcatcTGCGGGGAgctgaaatcaaaacatggattaactcaaaaacgcttagaaattaaataaagaaaacaagttttttttaactgaaagtaaggagcgacattaaaccaaacgaacagaaattaccccgtataagaaaggggctgttccctcctgaatgccccactctttacgctaaagttttttactgttttgaaaagtagagttgagaggaagagtcaaactttagcgcaaagagctaGGCGTTTATggggggaacagcccctttcatatacggggtaatttctgttagttttaatttttaatgtcgctccttacttttagttaaaaaaaacttgttttttttttatttcatataaaaGCCAATAGATAAAACAAATGACAATAGTATTTCTCTGAATAAGAAGTACAACAGATATAGAtactttctggcaaaaattaatacttaattcttataacttaaaatttttggttctttttggAGGGAGAATGTGGGGTGATACTTTAACAGAGATATATCCCCTAATTTTTCCACGTGTCCATTCATTTGTGTTTTCACAGCCCCACGGTTTTAGCAAACCGTTATAGAATTTGCTAAAAAGCAGTTATAAAGTTTAAAGGAAACTTTTATCTGAATGCCAAAATTGTTAAAGAGCATCCCGTTTTATAAGACTTTAGACAGGGATGCAAACAGAGGGGAGAGGGGACATCAGTCCTCCCCTTAGACTCTGAAAGGTGcgtttttctggtatttttattaaaacacaaCTTGAAAATAATCCTTGTCCTCTTCCTATATTTCCATAAATTGGGGCTATTACTTTCATTGGGGTTATTGTGACTAGTATATTAGTATACTACTTCCCCTATTTTAGGACCAAAGAAGCCTGACCTAGATGCCAAAGAGCAGACCACAGTTTTTTTAGGTAGACCATTTTCAGTTGTCTCCTTCTAGcttctcaatagctttaaaaagaccaaaaatgcCCTTTGCGATGCCTTAAAATGGTTTACAGATTTAATATAAAAGGGGTAACGTCAATGCTACTTCATATGTCTCTTTGGGATAACCGCAAAAACCTCTCAAGCACCATCAAATATTACCGATTAAAACTTCCGAAAGATATCCCTTTGATAAAAACAGCCATAATAAATTAATTGGAAACGCTAATAAATGTCAGGAAAATTGAAAGTCAACTGAGTCAAGGGACCAACTGAGGTGTAAGGATTAGATTACATAGTAGATTTATTAGAAGAAGGTTATACACATAGAGGAAAAAGTGTTAATGGTTTACGGTTGACAATATTAATCACGATCAACGTGAAACATGAAATGGAGAAGAACATATTAAATTTGGTTAGATGACATGTGGTGTACAACACGGTCAAGCACGTACACACGGATTGTTCAGGAGAAGGGGTAatagttataaaaaaagaaatatttttttataattgaataAGAATCACCTAAAAGTTCGGAAAACGCAGGATttcggttggggggggggtataagcACTCCAAACGTACGTCCCTGGTCATAAAATATTGCATAAAATAGATTCGTTGACCAGAGGAAAAGGCATAAATTGTGCAATATTGGGGCAAAACAGGAgagcagagagagagagagagaggggggggttCCAGTACCCCATTTGAAAAGTATTTAATCCCTGGATATATCTTTAGAAGAATAAATGTGGTTTCCACAAATAATGATATGTTGCCTGTATTCCCTGTATAAACAATTACACTTCCTCCCCTCAATTCATGCGTGACAgactgattataaatatatttacagAATAACAGTTTCCATTAGTATTCCTTTTATAACAATGAAATATTTATATTCTGTGATAGAGGGGAATATATGTGTGAATCAGGGAGTGAATTACCTACCATTGATGGACCAGAAATCTAGAAGAGACAAAACtctcttatattttatttcagtatATTTTATGACAAAACGCCTGATCATTTAACCCCTTGTAAATTCACAAGGAATTTACCCGAGAAAAAACATTTGCTTCTGATCAAAggcgtttccaagatttttgtttgaggggggattacttttttttgggaTTAGGCTCATTTTTTAATGCATTCTAATTCAAGGGTTTCACTCGATTCTATGagaagaagaaacagaagaTTTATACTAAAAAGAGCATTTGTTAGTTCCGATTCTTTCAGCGTTCCAAGCTTGGTTCCAATTTCAGGGACACAGAAAAACAGTAGGAACAAGTgagctgtttatttttatgttaaaaatattgtgcaactattctaaattttatattaaattctattctaaattatattaaattatattatattaaattctaAATATTAGGCCATCAGTTGATGAAATTAGTTTCCTGGAATTCATTTCTTCGCTAATTATTCTTTTAGCGCCCATTCGGAAAAGAGAATGCCCCAGTGCTAGAGAGGCGGGAGTAATCTTCACTCTTGCATAGTCCTCTAATTTCCATCCGCCCGGTGTCATAAATTTTTTGCTCTCTCCCATtcccaaaatttaggaaaatatc is a window from the Artemia franciscana chromosome 17, ASM3288406v1, whole genome shotgun sequence genome containing:
- the LOC136037849 gene encoding cuticle protein 19-like, producing MISKVFIISVLCAVAFSQDYPAKPAYPAQGGGYKQPAYEPGMPYNFNYAVQDDYSYNNFAQQESSDGKITSGQYKVLLPDGRTQIVTYKADDYTGFVSDVQYEGVAKYPEYKPSGYQAGAAPYPAKQNYQPKY